The following nucleotide sequence is from Phocoena phocoena chromosome 17, mPhoPho1.1, whole genome shotgun sequence.
CACATACAAAAAATAATCTGCCGAACACCTTGCCAAGTGGAATCTGACTTTCATCTAAGACTACGTTGGTAATATATGTGGGCTTATTGCTCTACTTTGCCACCATATTTCCCAAGTTTTCAAAGAAAGTTTGGGGAAGTATTTTTAATCTTCAACTCAGCAGAGACTGCTGTAGAATTTGGCTTCAAAAGTAAGTTCACTTAAGCTTAAGATTTCACTGTATCATACCTAATCTCTAGTATCTCCAGTCATTTAAGTAGTATAAATACTTCAACTAAACAGTGTTATTTAACTAAGGCTAAAAGGTTTCAAGAATCTCAGACTTGACATGAGATTGGGTGAAAGCAATTCGTTTATGAGAATAGAGCTAACACATTTAACCTGTTCTAAGGTCTAACACATAtattgcctcatttaatcctcaaaaaaacCCCTATGCAGTAAGTTAtattgcctccattttacagaattaAGAACCAAAGCCCAAGGTTACCTAGcttgggattcaaatccaagcaTTCTGACTCCACAGCCCACACTCTTGGCCAACCCACACTCTTGGCCACTGTATTACAGGATCAGtagtattttctaaaatgtaaaaatctttatttcttaatttttttgaccAGGTGATACACTTTTGGCCATTCAAGCACCTTCTGGTACACAGCTGGAGGTACCTATTCCAGAAATGGTATGTATGTAGGATAACTTTTGTTAAAATGGATCTACTGTTCCAAGAGggacaaatatattttctttagctGAACATGAGCTAATTGCAAACACTTTCAAGTTACTGCTTTTAAGGTGTCTGTTTGAAAGTACTGATATCTGAATTTAGATGTCTTCCGTACTTTGGTAAAATTATGGAAGTAACTGAATGaatcatttaacattttacttttcttaaaatttgattttatttgagCTAGAAGACATCAAGGAATGAGTAATGATATAGTCAATAATCTTAAAAGATCAGTTTGACTACATCTGTAACCAATAtaacaatcctgaggaaaaagttCACTTTAAATATCAACAATAATATATTGCTTTAAAttaggtcttttaaaaaacattttctggcTTATTGAGTCAGAGATATTTATTGACTCTATGCTAATATAAATTTCATGATTTTAGTTTTCAGATTCAAATTTCCTGAAACAAACTGATTTGAAAACTATAACAATCaaaaaagaggtagaaaaaatTACTGTTAtcacctccctctcttctcccagcTATTCTAGAACTTTGTATTTCTGGTTTCTGAAGCCTCGGGATACAAATTACCTTTTTGAAATGGAGGGACTTTACATTTATATCTCTGTAGGAAAACTCAGTTGTCTTTGTGctttgctgaatgaaaaaaagttTCGACCTGTGAAATAGCTGCCGTTTAAGAACGCACATTCAGATGACCACATCCATGGCGGCCGATGCCAGGGGACGGGGTTCCATACATGTGGAGGACGCTTGGAGCGCTGCTGCACACTGACATGTATAATTACACACAAATAGATGGTTTCCAGAATTCTACAACTGGGAGTTTTTGATGCCCAGTATTTAAGAAAAGCTTACTTTTTGGGGCAAGTGGTTTAGAGCACTCAATATCCCATTCTACTCTTGGTCTCTATGTTTTGACTTAGCGACTTAATTTTGTCGTAGTTAGTCCCTATAGCTTTGCCtgtcttatttttaatgtttcagcTTACCAGGAAATGTTGacctttattcatttgtttgtgcCCACTAACTTCAAAGGGTCAGAATGGACAAAAGAAATACCAGATCAATCTAAAGAGTCATTCAGGACCTATCCACGTGCTGCTTATAAATAAAGAGTCCAGCTCCTCTAAGCCCGTGGTTTTTCCTGTTCCCCCACCTGATGACCTCACACAGCCTTCCTCTCAGCCCTCGACTCCAGTGCCTCCACAGAAATCCAACATGGCAACTCAGAACCTGCCTGAGCAACCTGtctctgaaagaagccagaatctTCAGCAGACTCCAGCCACAGACTTATCTTCAGGTGGGTTCAgagcctttgttttaaaaagtagacgGGAAAATATGAATACTGTGTTGAACAAGTTGGAGAGCTTTTCTGAATTTCTCGATTGTGATGTTATTTTATTATCTAGTATAGGAGGCAAAATAGTAAACGTGATCAACAagtattaattttgtgtcttctgtgtgcccagcactggaATATGTATtatgaggaaaattttaaaaacagatcctGTCTTTAATTATACTACTACTAGTTGTTTCATAGactgtgtaaatatatatatttgcagtTTTCCTTAGGATTCCATTTTTGGAATTAAACCAGATTTGTTCCCCCACTCCCCTTTTACTATTTACATGTCAGCTTTTTATCTGAGATTTACTTTGTAAGGTTCTTTTATCTCTTAGTAACTGTagtatatataattgaaatttgttcTATGTTTAATAAAAATCATACTAGGGACAACTATAGTGACATGTCTCCTGTTTCTCTGTATTCTctattattatactttttatttggaaagcttAGTTTTATACAGTTGATAAGCGGTCTCAACTCCAGTTATTTAGGAAATCTTGCCTTCCTAAGTTATTTGATCTGTGAAATGATAAATAGCTAAAAACTGGGCATCAGGAATAGGGGccacatttcttaaatttataaaatttcctCAGCATCCAGTCCTTTCCCTTGGTTATTACATGGCTAGGTATTTACCAACTCCTTAGTGGTTGCAAATAAAGGACCCATggttgctgaatgaatgactgccATGCAATCTAGACGTAGTATtgcagataatttaaaataactatattgtatatattccaatttgtttatttttacctttatcCTTTTGGGATGTGGTCTACTCTTTGAGTTCACAATAGGTAAGAGTGAGACTAAAAAGATCTAACTGGACACAGAATATTTTTCAGCTTCTTGTTGCCCATATCCTTCCCCTCTTAAGTATTTCCACACCATAGGCCATAGGGATGCACAACAGAAAGTGTCATCTTTTAAAAGCTTATAATCAAATTGGGAAGAATAAAGTAGGCAGGCTTATGGTTTAGCTCAGACACAATTAGTACATTGGCCTTCACAAAGCATTAAAGAAACTTTTGAGCATTTCATTTCTGTACATGATTTTGTATTTGgaaatagtaaagaaaacaatttgggGCCAGATTAGAGAGGGCCTTGAATATCAGACTGAGTTAGGACTTTGACCTATAAACCAATGAAGATTTGTGACCAGGGAAGTGGCATGTTTAGAACTGTATACTGGTGAACACAGAAGTAACGTCATTAGGAAAGAAGACACTTCTGGCCCTGGGAAGAAGGCATTAGAGGCAAAGAAGACAGAAGATAAGATGTTTGCAGTTATGCAACTGTGAGAGAACATTGAGGCTAAAATGGGGTGATGACAGTGGGActggaaagagaaataaggaagatTTGAGAAATACTCTTTAGGCAAAATAAGTAACCTTTGATGTGTGAGATATGAAGATAAAGTTAACAGGACTGTAAAGTGATGTTGCACTTTTAAGGTTGAGTCATAGGGAGAATTATGATAACACTGACTTTAAAAACTGAGGAGTCAGTTTTGGGAAAACAATAATGAGTTTTTGGGGCTACATCTTGAGTTCAGAAGTTTAAAAGTAATGCAAGGTACAGATTAGTTGTCATGAAAATTGTTTCCATAAAGTTCTAGTACTTTAATttcgtactttttttttttttttttttttttttttttgcggtacacgggcctctcactgttgtggcctctcccgttgcggagcacaggctccggacgtgcaggctcagcggccatggctcacgggcccagccgctccgtggcatgtgggatcttcccggactggggcacgaacccgtgtctcctgtatcggcaggcggactctcaaccactgcgccaccagggaagccctaatttcatacttttaatcAAGATGCTGATGTTAAATATAACTGTGCTTAATATATACTGTTTAAATATATGCTGTTTAAATGTAACTGCCTTTTTgctgttaaaatatataaagagaagtGTAAAAAAAGCTTTATCACATTTCTTTTTCCAGCGGGATCTATTAGTGGAGATATCATTGATGAGTTAATGTCTTCTGATGGTAAgtagtttaaaaatttaataaatataaccTTATACCTCAATAATGCTTTTCTAGAATTTATGAGTGGCAcatgatttaaaagaaataaagaacctaTATTTTTTAACTGCTTAATGTACTATGATGACTCATAGTAAGTTATAGGCATCCTTCAGATTTTTTTGCCTGCATTTTgaggaaaaagaattcataagGGGATACTCATCACTTTTACTGAATAAAGTTCTAAATTGTTGGCATACTAGCCCTTTTTACACCTGAAGAATTTGGCCAAGAAGAGTAAAACAGTGTATCTGAGTCAACAGGAAATCTGAAAACAGTTTTGTAAATACTCCTACCATGGCCAACTTCAAGCTGCCAATGTGAAGTCAGTATTACTAAGATTAGCCACATCATCGTCTAATCTGAAGTAATTCTTAAAAATCAACTAGCTATAATATGGTAGTTACTTTAACAAttactctctgggcctcaccttTCTAAAAGTTCTTGGATTCAGAGTCCTGGTTCCTAACAAATATGTATAGCCGAGACCTAGGAAGTAGCAGCTGTTAAATTAGCCAATGGCACAGTAACCACTTAGACATTTATCAAACACTTCTGTAAAAGCAGAGAATTTCagcatatttattaatttatgtctagttcctttctctgttttcGAAGTGGTAGCTTATTTAGCAGAtcagagaaaatactttgagCAGTGTTTCTGAATCATAAATTTTAGTGACAAGTTCAACCAATAAAAACTAACTTGTTGCTCAAGCTAACACCTATAATCAATgcataaaatgtctttaaaaaagaatctttcaAAATATGCACAAAATATAAGTCATTAATTTGATCATTACATTTcctattacatattttttaaaaattgctgtatAACATGGGAAACATAATTTGGCTTGATGTTTTTGATAGTATTTTATGTTAGACATCATTACCTGTATGTAGAAACCATCTTTaacactgaatttattttttgcttgcaGTGTTTCCGCTTTTACGGCTTTCTCCGACCCCGGCAGATGACTACAACTTTAATTTAGATGATAATGAAGGAGTTTGTGATCTGTTTGATGTCCAGATACTAAATTATTAGATTCCATGGAAACCTGGGACTGTTATCTACCTCTAACTGTGTAACATTTTAGACGTCTTAAcctaagtatttaaaataatgaatgtaacATCTTTTTAGTTCACTGATTCTGAAATGTTCTTCcctaatactttcttttttacttcacaAAACTTCAACCATAAGAACAAAGGATTGGGATTGCTTCAGGGGGAAAAGTGATTTCATATCTACCAACTCCCTACCCTCAAGTAATTACATTCTGGAATTTCAacttttcctcccattctgaaccttctgtttttttccttatatgAGAGGAAAGTTAAAGTAGActtaaggtcatcaaaaacaaaaaagttggcCAAGGGCTCATCATTTGTTTGTCTTACATTTTTACTGCCACGAGACTGTCCATATTTCTGTGTATCCTCTGATCCAGACATTCACTGCCACTTATAAAGTGAAGGGTGTAAACTAGGATATATTAACTGTTTCAGTGAACAGATTTTGTGAAGTGCCTTCTGTTTTAGCACTTTAAGTTTATCACATTTTGTTGACTTCTGACATTCCACTTTCCTAGGTTATAGGAAAGATCTGTTTatgtagtttgtttttaaaatgtgccaaTGCCTGTACattaacaagatttttaaaaataaaattgtataaaacatttaatttattgGTCTTTTTGGAGAATTTGATGCATCACCAGTGTATTACAACTGAGCCATTAATCTTGTAGCTTCATCAACATTAACTGGTTCGTTTTCATGACACTGCTGAGGAATCTGGagagaaaattacatttaaaaattcagataatagcaaataaaaatgacataatCTACTGACATATctattattcaatataatttCTTCTAGTTGTACTTTTGGAAATAGAACAATAAATTCCCATATTTTAGACTCAATGTTTTAAAGTCTGAATAAGCTATACATACTACAGAGCCAAATACTAAAAATTACAATCAATACAGGCTTTGAAAATTTGCAGTTTATTAGCCAGAACAAAAGGAAGTGATTTCCACTCACCAGCTGTTTCTGCAGAGGTTCAAGAGAAAGGCCTTTTACGAACTGTACAAGTACCTTTTGCATATCTACAAAAGCTTTATTCACGCTGTTaactttttcatcattcatgatgtttatcttttaaaaaaagaaaaagagcattaATCCATGATCTCACAACCATTAAGGATAAAAATATAGGCAACCTTAATTTAATCTTGTTACCCCCCAAACCTATAAACTCTTATCAATCCTACCAATTTATGGAGACAATTTACACTAAAATTCTTAGTCTTATTGGACATTTTAGACAAaaggttctgttttttaaaaaataagaattatgtgGATATACCTCATACCTTGACTTTCCTGGAATAAGCAGGCCAAAATATGTGACTATCTTTCTAAGCTACGGTGCTATcgtctctcatctgtaaaacgaggaACCTGGATAGCATGCTTCCAGTGTCCTTCTAACAGTACGTCTCTGAATCCTTCCTTGATAGAAGTGCCTGGCAGTCTCCTGAGGACAGCGGCCCCTGTAGCTGTCCTCGCTTGAATCTGAAAGGTGGGGGTGGTATTCTTGTTCTTCACAGCTGCTCCCCAACCATTTCTCCTTCAAAACTTTTGGCTCTTTTGCATCTTATGCATCAGGACATTCTGACACCCCTCTCCTCATTATTGTCACCTATCAACACCATGATTACTTGCTCCTTCGTGAAAGATCTCAAACCATGGCTCACTGACCCCTCTCACGCCTGGCGTCGCTGTTTAGTGGCTACAACAAAAACCTATCCTATGGCTTCTTAATCTCTTCAGGTCCTCATCTCCAGGGGTCTTTTCCACGACCTACCTTGCCATCACTCCCGTGCATTACCTTAGGCTGCATCATTACCTGTTACCGCACCACTTCCTATCCTTCTATTcacttattttattaattcttaaATCTCACT
It contains:
- the RBIS gene encoding ribosomal biogenesis factor isoform X1 — protein: MAKNKLRGQKSRNVFHIASQKSFKVKNKAKPVTTNLKKINIMNDEKVNSVNKAFVDMQKVLVQFVKGLSLEPLQKQLIPQQCHENEPVNVDEATRLMAQL